The following coding sequences lie in one Lolium perenne isolate Kyuss_39 chromosome 2, Kyuss_2.0, whole genome shotgun sequence genomic window:
- the LOC127333701 gene encoding beta-ureidopropionase codes for MESSNGKPPQGKEEGKAAEGSIGGYESLHRLLQSNLSPELFKEASRLLLGLNCARPLEAISLPGATTDLAEAHDFDVQAFRFNADKEQMRQPRIVRVGLVQNSIAVPTTCHFADQKKAIMEKVKLIVDAAGASGVNVLCLQEAWTMPFAFCTREKRWCEFAEPVDGESTQFLQDLAQKYNMVIVSPILERDINHGEIIWNTVVVIGNNGNIIGIHRKNHIPRVGDFNESTYYMEGNTGHPVFETAYGKIAVNICYGRHHPLNWLAFGLNGAEIVFNPSATVGELSEPMWPVEARNAAIANSYFVGSINRVGTEVFPNAFTSGDGKPQHADFGHFYGSSHFSAPDASCTPSLSRYRDGLMISDMDLNLCRQIKDKWAFRMTARYDMYANLLSEYMKPDYKPQVISDPLINKRKA; via the exons GAGGCAAGCCGGCTGCTTCTGGGGCTGAATTGTGCACGCCCTCTTGAGGCCATTTCACTGCCTGGGGCCACAACAGATCTTGCAGAAGCGCACGATTTTGATGTGCAG GCATTCCGTTTTAATGCTGACAAAGAACAGATGAGGCAACCACGAATTGTTCGGGTTGGTCTGGTTCAGAACTCAATTGCTGTTCCAACAACTTGTCACTTTGCTGATCAAAAGAAGGCTATCATGGAGAAAGTAAAACTCATCGTAGATGCAGCTGGTGCTTCTGGTGTCAATGTCTTGTGCTTACAG GAAGCCTGGACAATGCCTTTTGCCTTCTGCACGCGTGAAAAACGGTGGTGTGAGTTTGCCGAGCCTGTTGATGGAGAGTCTACTCAATTCCTTCAAGACCTTGCACAGAAATATAACATGGTAATTGTTAGCCCGATCCTTGAAAGGGATATAAACCATGGAGAGATTATATGGAATACCGTTGTTGTAATTGGAAATAATGGCAACATAATTGGCATTCATCGGAAG AATCACATCCCAAGAGTTGGCGACTTCAATGAGAGCACATATTATATGGAAGGTAACACGGGGCATCCGGTGTTTGAAACAGCTTATGGAAAAATTGCTGTAAACATCTGCTATGGCAGGCATCATCCCCTCAATTGGCTTGCATTCGGCCTCAACGGAGCTGAAATAGTTTTCAACCCATCTGCAACTGTTGGTGAACTCAGTGAACCAATGTGGCCTGTTGAG GCAAGGAATGCTGCAATTGCGAATAGCTACTTTGTCGGATCAATTAACCGGGTAGGCACAGAGGTATTCCCGAACGCATTCACCTCTGGTGATGGGAAACCTCAGCATGCCGACTTTGGTCATTTTTATGGATCCAGCCATTTCTCGGCGCCTGATGCTTCTTGCACCCCGTCGCTTTCTCGCTACCGAGATGGCTTGATGATATCTGACATGGACCTCAACTTATGCCGCCAGATAAAAGACAAGTGGGCCTTCCGCATGACTGCTCGATATGACATGTATGCCAACTTGCTTTCAGAGTACATGAAGCCAGATTATAAGCCCCAAGTCATCTCCGATCCATTGATTAATAAGAGGAAGGCATAA